In Streptomyces sp. NBC_01707, a genomic segment contains:
- a CDS encoding aldo/keto reductase codes for MRYRMMGTDPKTRREVSVISLGAMLMGTLTDEATSFAVLDRYAEAGGTFIDSSNNYAFWVEGSQGGESERLLGRWRRSRGVGDEIVIATKLGARPNSPATGFTRDIEGLSPKVIRESAERSREHLGVERLDLLYAHVQDHGVPMRDTVEAFGELVTEGTVGLLGVSNHWAWQVERARALAAAAGLPGYEVLQYHHSYLRQRTDLPSLRSPDGQEGVAAGDLLSYLRAEPALVPVAYSPLLAGAYVRADKPLGPEFDHPGTRARQAALRTVAEETGATVNQVVLAWLIGGEVPVVPLVGASSVAQLDESLAAVDLELTAEQRAMLDAAR; via the coding sequence ATGCGCTACCGCATGATGGGCACGGACCCGAAGACCCGCCGCGAGGTGAGCGTGATCAGCCTCGGCGCCATGCTGATGGGCACGCTCACCGACGAAGCGACCTCGTTCGCCGTCCTCGACCGGTACGCCGAGGCCGGCGGCACCTTCATCGACTCGTCCAACAACTACGCGTTCTGGGTCGAGGGCAGTCAGGGAGGGGAGAGCGAGCGACTGCTCGGCCGCTGGCGCCGGAGCCGTGGCGTCGGCGACGAGATCGTCATCGCCACCAAACTCGGTGCCCGGCCGAACAGCCCCGCCACCGGCTTCACCCGCGACATCGAGGGACTCTCGCCGAAGGTGATCCGGGAGTCCGCGGAGCGGAGCCGGGAGCACCTCGGCGTCGAGCGGCTGGACCTGCTGTACGCGCACGTCCAGGACCACGGCGTGCCGATGCGCGACACCGTCGAGGCGTTCGGAGAGCTGGTGACCGAAGGAACCGTCGGACTGCTGGGCGTGAGCAACCACTGGGCGTGGCAGGTGGAGCGGGCCCGGGCCCTTGCCGCGGCCGCCGGACTGCCGGGGTACGAGGTCCTCCAGTACCACCACAGCTATCTGCGGCAGCGCACGGACCTGCCGAGCCTGCGCTCACCGGACGGCCAGGAGGGCGTGGCCGCCGGGGACCTCCTCAGCTACCTGCGGGCCGAACCCGCCCTCGTGCCGGTCGCCTACTCGCCACTGCTGGCCGGGGCCTACGTCCGGGCGGACAAGCCGCTCGGCCCGGAGTTCGACCACCCGGGCACCCGGGCGCGGCAGGCGGCACTGCGGACGGTGGCCGAGGAGACCGGGGCGACCGTCAATCAGGTGGTCCTGGCCTGGCTCATCGGCGGCGAGGTCCCGGTCGTCCCGCTGGTCGGCGCCTCCTCGGTGGCGCAGCTGGACGAGAGCCTCGCGGCGGTGGACCTGGAGCTGACGGCGGAGCAGCGGGCGATGCTGGACGCCGCCCGCTGA
- a CDS encoding 3-hydroxybutyrate dehydrogenase codes for METPQSPVHGPAPLTVPPPRAAAPSPSPADPFLAGRTALVTGAASGIGQACAEALAAAGAHVYVVDKAADAAKSLAERIGGTAWVVDLSVPEAVDTLPDDADLVVNNAGLQHVAPVHEFPPDRFALIHRVMVEAPFRILRRTLPGMYERGWGRVVNISSVHGLRASPYKSAYVSAKHALEGLSKVVALEAAPHGVTSNCVNPGYVRTPLVENQIADQARTHGISEEEVVGKVMLERSAIKRLIEPREVAEAVLWLCGPHTGHITGTSLAMDGGWTAH; via the coding sequence ATGGAGACTCCCCAGAGCCCGGTCCACGGGCCCGCGCCGCTCACCGTTCCCCCGCCCCGCGCCGCCGCTCCGTCGCCGTCGCCCGCAGATCCGTTCCTGGCCGGGCGCACCGCCCTGGTGACCGGAGCGGCGAGCGGCATCGGGCAGGCCTGCGCCGAGGCCCTCGCCGCCGCGGGGGCCCACGTGTACGTGGTGGACAAGGCCGCCGACGCGGCCAAGAGCCTGGCGGAGCGGATCGGCGGAACGGCCTGGGTGGTCGACCTGTCCGTACCCGAGGCGGTCGACACGCTGCCGGACGACGCGGACCTGGTGGTCAACAACGCGGGGCTGCAGCACGTCGCTCCCGTGCACGAGTTCCCGCCGGACCGGTTCGCGCTGATCCACCGGGTCATGGTGGAAGCACCGTTCCGCATCTTGCGCCGCACCCTGCCCGGCATGTACGAACGCGGCTGGGGGCGCGTCGTCAACATCTCGTCCGTCCACGGGCTGCGCGCCAGCCCCTACAAATCGGCGTACGTATCGGCGAAGCACGCACTGGAAGGTCTCAGCAAGGTGGTCGCTCTCGAAGCAGCACCGCACGGGGTGACCAGCAACTGCGTCAATCCCGGCTATGTGCGCACCCCGCTCGTCGAGAACCAGATCGCCGACCAGGCCCGTACGCACGGCATCTCGGAGGAGGAAGTGGTGGGCAAGGTGATGCTGGAACGCAGCGCCATCAAACGCCTCATCGAACCCCGGGAGGTCGCCGAGGCGGTGCTGTGGCTGTGCGGACCGCACACCGGGCACATCACCGGTACCTCGCTCGCGATGGACGGCGGCTGGACCGCTCACTGA